Proteins encoded in a region of the Pieris brassicae chromosome 3, ilPieBrab1.1, whole genome shotgun sequence genome:
- the LOC123706853 gene encoding small conductance calcium-activated potassium channel protein isoform X2 translates to MKAYSGREATEEAGVALVGVHSEYPRFGEERALGGGTYKGGGAAKHKPNIGYRLGRRKALFEKRKRISDYALVMGMFGIIIMVIENELSSAGVYSKASIYSQALKTLISMSTVILLGLIVAYHALEIQLFMIDNCADDWRIAMTWQRIAQIGLELSICAVHPIPGQYTFTWTTKLANKGGVIGVEVGTMYKQIEVPYDVTLSLPMFLRLYLICRVMLLHSKLFTDASSRSIGALNRINFNTRFVLKTLMTICPGTVLLVFMVSLWIIASWTLRQCERFHDEEHANLLNAMWLIAITFLSVGFGDIVPNTYCGRGIAVSTGIMGAGCTALLVTVASRKLELTRAEKHVHNFMMETQLTKKLKNAAANVLRETWLIYKHTRRVKRVDPGRVRTHQRKFLLAIYALRKVKMDQRKLMDNANTITDMAKDPFLLQTQNTVYEIVSDMSSRQDSIEERLTSLEEKLSTLQEQVNSLPDMMARCLQQCWERAEQRRNFLHPDAAAVPTPPAANISPYARTMPPTHGWPASPTTARAHSAPESAGPAPRPPLPS, encoded by the exons ATGAAGGCGTACTCCGGAAGGGAAGCGACGGAGGAGGCCGGAGTCGCCCTGGTGGGAGTCCACAGCGAGTACCCTCGCTTCGGCGAAGAGAGGGCTCTCGGCGGTGGGACTTATAAGGGCGGGGGGGCTGCCAAACACAAACCTAATATAGGATATAG gttAGGTAGGAGAAAGGCATTATTTGAAAAACGAAAAAGAATAAGTGATTACGCGTTAGTGATGGGAATGTttggtataattattatggttATAGAAAATGAACTATCTAGTGCCGGTGTATATAGTAAG GCTTCAATATATTCTCAGGCACTGAAAACTCTTATATCAATGTCAACTGTGATCTTACTTGGCCTAATCGTCGCGTACCACGCTTTAGAAATACAG ttaTTTATGATAGACAACTGCGCTGACGATTGGCGGATAGCCATGACGTGGCAAAGAATAGCACAAATAGGCCTGGAGTTGAGCATCTGTGCCGTTCACCCCATACCAGGACAGTATACCTTCACGTGGACAACCAAGCTGGCCAATAAAGGGGGCGTCATTGGGGTTGAAGTT GGCACAATGTACAAACAAATTGAG GTACCTTATGACGTCACTCTGTCTCTTCCAATGTTTCTACggctttatttaatatgcaGAGTCATGCTACTTCATAGTAAGCTCTTCACAGACGCTTCTTCGAGGAGTATAGGAGCCCTcaatagaattaattttaacacaag ATTTGTATTGAAGACTCTAATGACCATATGCCCTGGCACCGTGCTACTTGTATTCATGGTATCGCTATGGATAATAGCGAGTTGGACTCTTCGACAATGCGAAAG gtTTCACGACGAAGAACATGCTAATCTGCTCAATGCGATGTGGCTTATCGCAATTACTTTTCTCTCCGTTGGTTTTGGTGACATTGTCCCAAATACATATTGTGGCAGAGGTATAGCCGTAAGCACCGGTATTATG GGGGCAGGATGCACAGCATTATTAGTGACCGTTGCCTCAAGAAAGTTAGAGTTAACTAGAGCGGAGAAACATGTGCATAACTTCATGATGGAAACGCAACTtacaaaaaag CTGAAAAATGCCGCAGCAAATGTTCTGCGGGAAACGTGgttaatatacaaacatacTCGGCGTGTGAAAAGGGTGGACCCAGGTCGAGTAAGGACTCATCAAAGGAAATTTTTATTAGCTATTTACGC GTTAAGAAAAGTGAAAATGGACCAGAGAAAACTGATGGACAACGCAAATACAATAACAGACATGGCTAAG GACCCCTTCCTGTTACAGACCCAGAATACCGTGTACGAGATTGTATCAGACATGAGCTCAAGACAAGATAGTATAGAGGAGAGATTGACTAGTTTagaagaaaaattatctacacTACAG GAGCAAGTAAACAGCCTACCAGATATGATGGCTCGATGTCTACAACAGTGCTGGGAGCGAGCTGAGCAAAGGCGGAATTTTCTCCATCCAGATGCAGCAGCTGTGCCAACGCCCCCTGCAGCTAATATTTCCCCTTATGCCAG AACAATGCCACCTACCCACGGTTGGCCAGCGAGCCCCACAACGGCGCGAGCGCACTCCGCACCAGAGAGCGCGGGCCCAGCACCCCGCCCGCCCCTGCCTAGCTGA
- the LOC123706853 gene encoding small conductance calcium-activated potassium channel protein isoform X1 has product MIVCLVAELTAFQLRKPVSTLSIPGTMKAYSGREATEEAGVALVGVHSEYPRFGEERALGGGTYKGGGAAKHKPNIGYRLGRRKALFEKRKRISDYALVMGMFGIIIMVIENELSSAGVYSKASIYSQALKTLISMSTVILLGLIVAYHALEIQLFMIDNCADDWRIAMTWQRIAQIGLELSICAVHPIPGQYTFTWTTKLANKGGVIGVEVGTMYKQIEVPYDVTLSLPMFLRLYLICRVMLLHSKLFTDASSRSIGALNRINFNTRFVLKTLMTICPGTVLLVFMVSLWIIASWTLRQCERFHDEEHANLLNAMWLIAITFLSVGFGDIVPNTYCGRGIAVSTGIMGAGCTALLVAVVSRKLELTRAEKHVHNFMMDTQLTKRLKNAAANVLRETWLIYKHTRRVKRVDPGRVRTHQRKFLLAIYALRKVKMDQRKLMDNANTITDMAKTQNTVYEIVSDMSSRQDSIEERLTSLEEKLSTLQEQVNSLPDMMARCLQQCWERAEQRRNFLHPDAAAVPTPPAANISPYARTMPPTHGWPASPTTARAHSAPESAGPAPRPPLPS; this is encoded by the exons CTGCGAAAGCCGGTATCGACTCTCTCGATCCCTGGCACGATGAAGGCGTACTCCGGAAGGGAAGCGACGGAGGAGGCCGGAGTCGCCCTGGTGGGAGTCCACAGCGAGTACCCTCGCTTCGGCGAAGAGAGGGCTCTCGGCGGTGGGACTTATAAGGGCGGGGGGGCTGCCAAACACAAACCTAATATAGGATATAG gttAGGTAGGAGAAAGGCATTATTTGAAAAACGAAAAAGAATAAGTGATTACGCGTTAGTGATGGGAATGTttggtataattattatggttATAGAAAATGAACTATCTAGTGCCGGTGTATATAGTAAG GCTTCAATATATTCTCAGGCACTGAAAACTCTTATATCAATGTCAACTGTGATCTTACTTGGCCTAATCGTCGCGTACCACGCTTTAGAAATACAG ttaTTTATGATAGACAACTGCGCTGACGATTGGCGGATAGCCATGACGTGGCAAAGAATAGCACAAATAGGCCTGGAGTTGAGCATCTGTGCCGTTCACCCCATACCAGGACAGTATACCTTCACGTGGACAACCAAGCTGGCCAATAAAGGGGGCGTCATTGGGGTTGAAGTT GGCACAATGTACAAACAAATTGAG GTACCTTATGACGTCACTCTGTCTCTTCCAATGTTTCTACggctttatttaatatgcaGAGTCATGCTACTTCATAGTAAGCTCTTCACAGACGCTTCTTCGAGGAGTATAGGAGCCCTcaatagaattaattttaacacaag ATTTGTATTGAAGACTCTAATGACCATATGCCCTGGCACCGTGCTACTTGTATTCATGGTATCGCTATGGATAATAGCGAGTTGGACTCTTCGACAATGCGAAAG gtTTCACGACGAAGAACATGCTAATCTGCTCAATGCGATGTGGCTTATCGCAATTACTTTTCTCTCCGTTGGTTTTGGTGACATTGTCCCAAATACATATTGTGGCAGAGGTATAGCCGTAAGCACCGGTATTATG GGAGCTGGATGCACTGCGTTATTAGTCGCGGTTGTTTCAAGAAAATTAGAATTAACTAGAGCTGAGAAGCACGTTCATAACTTCATGATGGACACACAACTTACTAAAAGA CTGAAAAATGCCGCAGCAAATGTTCTGCGGGAAACGTGgttaatatacaaacatacTCGGCGTGTGAAAAGGGTGGACCCAGGTCGAGTAAGGACTCATCAAAGGAAATTTTTATTAGCTATTTACGC GTTAAGAAAAGTGAAAATGGACCAGAGAAAACTGATGGACAACGCAAATACAATAACAGACATGGCTAAG ACCCAGAATACCGTGTACGAGATTGTATCAGACATGAGCTCAAGACAAGATAGTATAGAGGAGAGATTGACTAGTTTagaagaaaaattatctacacTACAG GAGCAAGTAAACAGCCTACCAGATATGATGGCTCGATGTCTACAACAGTGCTGGGAGCGAGCTGAGCAAAGGCGGAATTTTCTCCATCCAGATGCAGCAGCTGTGCCAACGCCCCCTGCAGCTAATATTTCCCCTTATGCCAG AACAATGCCACCTACCCACGGTTGGCCAGCGAGCCCCACAACGGCGCGAGCGCACTCCGCACCAGAGAGCGCGGGCCCAGCACCCCGCCCGCCCCTGCCTAGCTGA